One Spinacia oleracea cultivar Varoflay chromosome 4, BTI_SOV_V1, whole genome shotgun sequence DNA segment encodes these proteins:
- the LOC130459584 gene encoding uncharacterized protein, which produces MSEEEGDTGVIYMLFPTDPFNLVYGEYARRLGANANQIAVFRLNGSVVPSGLLTCQLNLHDGQTLVVRGLVQGLNVNTHMCTFFVRAMVDWYPGWFVKAAFNAPLWTVFYDWAILLGVQPAMVKMFRNFDQLDKNLTIRGAGIQNWCTLFACLEQD; this is translated from the exons ATGAGTGAGGAGGAAGGTGACACAGGAGTGATCTACATGTTGTTTCCAACTGATCCTTTTAATCTAGTTTACGGGGAGTATGCAAGGCGATTGGGTGCGAATGCAAATCAAATTGCTGTTTTCCGCCTCAATGGGTCGGTGGTTCCATCGGGTCTGTTGACTTGCCAACTGAACCTCCATGACGGACAGACCTTGGTGGTACGAGGCCTT GTTCAGGGCTTGAATGTAAATACCCACATGTGTACCTTTTTCGTGAGGGCCATGGTGGATTGGTATCCAGGTTGGTTTGTGAAAGCCGCGTTCAACGCACCTCTTTGGACTGTATTTTACGATTGGGCTATCCTACTTGGTGTGCAGCCTGCCATGGTTAAGATGTTCCGGAACTTTGACCAGCTAGACAAGAACCTCACGATACGTGGGGCAGGTATTCAGAATTGGTGTACGTTGTTTGCATGTCTCGAACAAGATTGA